A window of the Pseudomonas furukawaii genome harbors these coding sequences:
- a CDS encoding DUF3291 domain-containing protein has translation MSSRFELAQLNIASMKAPLESPVMADFVANLEPINALAERSPGFIWRLQDEAGDATAIRPFGAEVLVNLSVWRDVASLTDFAYRSDHAQMLRRRREWFERLSAMHQVLWWVPEGHRPSMEEGARRLAHLRERGPTPEAFTFRQSFLAPDQARPIATFAETGAE, from the coding sequence ATGTCCAGCCGATTTGAACTGGCCCAACTGAACATCGCTTCGATGAAGGCCCCCCTGGAGTCGCCGGTCATGGCCGACTTCGTGGCCAACCTCGAACCCATCAATGCCCTGGCCGAGCGCTCGCCGGGCTTCATCTGGCGCCTGCAGGACGAGGCCGGCGATGCCACCGCGATCCGTCCCTTCGGCGCCGAAGTGCTGGTGAACCTCTCGGTCTGGCGCGACGTGGCCAGTCTCACCGACTTCGCCTACCGCTCCGATCATGCACAGATGCTGCGCCGGCGCAGGGAGTGGTTCGAGCGCCTGTCCGCCATGCACCAGGTGCTTTGGTGGGTGCCCGAGGGACACCGGCCGAGCATGGAGGAGGGTGCGCGGCGACTGGCGCACCTGCGGGAGCGGGGGCCGACCCCCGAGGCCTTTACCTTTCGCCAGAGCTTCCTGGCCCCGGACCAGGCGCGGCCCATTGCAACCTTCGCGGAGACCGGGGCCGAGTGA
- a CDS encoding winged helix-turn-helix domain-containing protein yields the protein MTLTFSLNEARRVALAAQGFARAPRGAIRHRQLLAQVQALGVVQIDSVNALVRSHYLPAFSRLGHYDRELLDDLAWGRPARRALFEYWGHEASLLPLELYPLMRWRMRRAARGQGIYQQLARFGEERRDVIQRVLGAVREQGALGAGALSTREERAGPWWDWSAEKHALEWLFAAGEVTVAGRRGFERLYDLPERVIPPAILDQPDLPEDEAQRRLLLRAAEALGVATERDLRDYYRLDSDDCRARLAELVEEGALQPVRVDGWRQATYCPGEVRVPRKVRASALLSPFDSLVWERARTERLFDFRYRLEIYTPRHKRQYGYYVLPFLHDERLAARVDLRAERAQDRLAVHALHEEQQGLSEAGIQALAGNLQSMAAWLGLGEVVVTCGNAGTARLRGCLAGS from the coding sequence ATGACGCTGACCTTCTCGCTGAACGAAGCCCGCCGCGTGGCCCTGGCGGCCCAGGGCTTCGCCCGCGCGCCCCGTGGGGCCATCCGCCATCGCCAGTTGCTGGCCCAGGTCCAGGCCCTTGGCGTGGTGCAGATCGACTCCGTGAATGCACTGGTGCGTTCCCACTACCTGCCGGCGTTCTCCCGGCTCGGGCATTACGACCGTGAGCTGCTGGACGATCTCGCCTGGGGGCGTCCTGCGCGGCGGGCGTTGTTCGAGTACTGGGGGCACGAGGCTTCGCTGCTGCCCCTGGAGCTCTACCCACTGATGCGCTGGCGTATGCGCCGCGCCGCCAGGGGGCAGGGCATCTACCAGCAGTTGGCGCGCTTCGGCGAGGAACGGCGGGACGTGATCCAGCGGGTGCTGGGGGCGGTTCGGGAACAGGGCGCCCTGGGCGCTGGAGCCCTGAGTACCCGGGAGGAGCGCGCGGGTCCCTGGTGGGACTGGAGCGCGGAGAAGCATGCGCTGGAATGGCTGTTCGCCGCCGGCGAGGTGACCGTGGCCGGGCGGCGCGGCTTCGAGCGGCTCTACGACCTGCCCGAGCGGGTGATTCCCCCGGCGATTCTCGATCAGCCCGACCTTCCCGAGGACGAGGCCCAGCGCCGCCTGCTGCTGCGTGCCGCCGAGGCGCTGGGCGTTGCCACCGAACGCGACCTGCGGGACTACTACCGGCTGGACAGTGACGACTGCCGTGCGCGCCTGGCGGAGCTGGTGGAAGAGGGCGCCCTGCAGCCGGTGCGGGTGGACGGCTGGCGGCAGGCGACCTATTGCCCGGGCGAGGTCCGGGTGCCGCGCAAGGTGCGGGCGAGCGCGTTGCTGTCGCCCTTCGATTCGCTGGTCTGGGAGCGGGCGCGCACCGAGCGGCTGTTCGATTTCCGTTATCGCCTGGAGATCTACACGCCCCGGCACAAGCGCCAGTACGGCTACTACGTGCTGCCGTTCCTCCATGACGAACGCCTGGCGGCGCGGGTCGACCTGCGCGCCGAGCGCGCCCAGGACCGCCTGGCGGTGCATGCCCTGCACGAGGAACAGCAGGGCTTGAGCGAGGCCGGCATCCAGGCCCTGGCCGGCAACCTGCAAAGCATGGCGGCCTGGCTTGGCCTGGGCGAGGTGGTGGTGACCTGCGGCAACGCTGGCACGGCGCGGTTGCGTGGCTGCCTGGCGGGGAGCTGA
- a CDS encoding sulfite exporter TauE/SafE family protein, with product MDPLSFALNVVLGAALGTLGGLFGIGGGLIAIPALGLLFGLDQQLAQGTALVMVVPNVLLALWRYHQRNRIDHRHALLLATTSLGCAWLASLFAVQVDAERMRLAFVGFLLALAAYNLARMFMAAARASGELRHPWPWLGVLGGVAGAAGGLFGVGGAVIATPVLTSVFGTTQVVAQGLSLALAAPSTAVTLATYGLHQHVDWAMGLPLAIGGLLSISWGVRLAHALPERVLRGLFCAFLLLCAVMLAFR from the coding sequence ATGGATCCGTTGTCTTTTGCGTTGAACGTCGTGCTGGGGGCGGCTCTGGGTACCCTGGGCGGCCTCTTCGGCATCGGTGGCGGCCTGATCGCGATTCCCGCATTGGGCCTGCTGTTCGGCCTGGACCAGCAGTTGGCCCAGGGCACCGCCCTGGTGATGGTGGTGCCCAACGTGCTGCTGGCGCTGTGGCGCTACCACCAGCGCAACCGGATCGATCACCGCCATGCCTTGTTGCTGGCGACCACCAGCCTCGGCTGCGCCTGGCTGGCCTCGTTGTTCGCGGTCCAGGTGGATGCCGAGCGCATGCGCCTGGCCTTCGTCGGCTTCCTGCTGGCGCTGGCGGCCTACAACCTGGCGCGGATGTTCATGGCCGCTGCCCGGGCCAGCGGCGAACTTCGCCATCCCTGGCCCTGGCTGGGCGTACTGGGCGGCGTGGCGGGGGCGGCGGGCGGCCTGTTCGGCGTGGGCGGTGCGGTGATCGCGACGCCGGTGCTGACCAGCGTCTTCGGGACCACCCAGGTGGTGGCCCAGGGCCTGTCCCTGGCGTTGGCGGCGCCCAGTACCGCCGTGACCCTGGCCACCTACGGCCTGCACCAGCACGTGGACTGGGCCATGGGCCTGCCGCTCGCCATCGGCGGCCTGCTGAGTATCAGTTGGGGTGTGCGCCTGGCCCATGCCCTGCCGGAGCGGGTGCTGCGCGGGCTGTTCTGCGCCTTCCTGCTGCTGTGCGCGGTGATGCTGGCGTTCAGGTGA
- a CDS encoding LysR substrate-binding domain-containing protein, producing MNYPAIDTELLRTFVAIADYGGFTRAAEVVNRTQSAVSMQMKRLEEDVLQRAVFERDGRQVRLTAEGQILLGYARRILKLHGEVMNTLRQPHMVGSVRIGTPDDYVMRFLPGILSRFAQAYPLVQVEVHCESSAQLLQRQDLDLSIVTRKPGHDIGELLRQERFVWAEAIGFSPHEQTPLPLAMFNSDCFCRAWACNALDAMGRQYRVAYTSPSLSAIMAVVSAGLAVTAQLQSLITPDMRVLGEEDGLPQLPLANIMLLRNERSKSPVTETLAEHIIEGFRI from the coding sequence ATGAACTACCCCGCCATCGACACCGAACTCCTGCGCACCTTCGTCGCCATCGCCGACTACGGCGGCTTCACCCGCGCGGCTGAAGTGGTCAACCGCACCCAGTCGGCGGTCAGCATGCAGATGAAGCGGCTGGAAGAGGACGTGCTGCAGCGCGCGGTGTTCGAGCGGGACGGCCGCCAGGTGCGACTGACGGCCGAAGGGCAGATCCTGCTGGGCTATGCGCGGCGCATCCTCAAGCTCCACGGCGAGGTGATGAACACCCTGCGCCAGCCGCACATGGTCGGCTCGGTGCGGATCGGCACCCCGGACGACTACGTGATGCGCTTCCTGCCGGGGATCCTCTCGCGCTTCGCCCAGGCCTATCCGCTGGTGCAGGTGGAGGTGCACTGCGAGTCCAGCGCGCAGTTGCTGCAGCGCCAGGACCTCGACCTGTCCATCGTCACCCGCAAGCCCGGGCACGACATCGGCGAACTGCTGCGACAGGAGCGCTTCGTCTGGGCCGAAGCCATCGGCTTCAGCCCCCACGAACAGACACCCCTGCCCCTGGCCATGTTCAACAGCGACTGTTTCTGCCGTGCCTGGGCCTGCAACGCCCTGGACGCCATGGGGCGCCAGTACCGCGTCGCCTACACCAGCCCCAGCCTCTCGGCCATCATGGCCGTGGTCAGCGCCGGGCTGGCGGTGACCGCGCAATTGCAGAGCCTGATCACCCCCGACATGCGGGTGCTGGGCGAAGAGGACGGACTGCCGCAACTGCCGCTGGCCAACATCATGCTGCTGCGCAACGAGCGGAGTAAGTCGCCGGTGACCGAGACCCTCGCCGAACACATCATCGAGGGTTTCCGCATCTGA
- a CDS encoding crotonase/enoyl-CoA hydratase family protein, whose product MSATSVGRVSREKHGHIMLIGLDRTAKRNAFDLDMLEDLVRALGEYERDDNMRCALVFAHGEHFTAGLDLGNVGDTFRQGWRVPSGAIDPWGTFGGPRLTKPLMVAAQGYCFTIGIELMLAADINLCASNTRFAQMEVQRGVFPFAGATLRLHQIAGWGNAMRWLLTGDEFDAHEAYRLGLVQEVMASEDLLPRAIWMAERVAAQAPLGVRAVLASARQTLDEGEMAAADSLPATAQRLLGTEDAAEGLRAMLERRDGHFKGR is encoded by the coding sequence ATGTCCGCCACTTCCGTAGGTCGCGTCAGCCGCGAAAAGCATGGCCACATCATGCTCATCGGCCTGGACCGCACCGCCAAGCGCAATGCCTTCGACCTGGACATGCTGGAGGACCTGGTGCGGGCCCTGGGCGAGTATGAGCGGGATGACAACATGCGCTGCGCGCTGGTCTTCGCCCATGGCGAGCACTTCACCGCCGGGCTCGACCTCGGCAATGTAGGCGACACCTTCCGCCAGGGCTGGCGCGTGCCCAGCGGCGCCATCGACCCCTGGGGCACCTTCGGCGGTCCCCGTCTGACCAAGCCGCTGATGGTGGCGGCCCAGGGCTACTGCTTCACCATCGGCATCGAGCTGATGCTGGCGGCGGATATCAACCTCTGCGCCAGCAACACCCGTTTTGCCCAGATGGAAGTGCAACGCGGTGTATTTCCCTTCGCCGGTGCCACCTTGCGGCTGCACCAGATCGCCGGCTGGGGCAACGCCATGCGCTGGCTGCTCACGGGGGACGAGTTCGATGCACACGAAGCCTATCGCCTGGGCCTGGTGCAGGAAGTGATGGCCAGCGAGGACCTCCTGCCCCGCGCCATCTGGATGGCCGAACGGGTGGCGGCCCAGGCGCCACTGGGCGTCAGGGCGGTGCTCGCCTCGGCCCGCCAGACACTGGACGAAGGCGAAATGGCCGCCGCCGACAGCCTGCCGGCCACCGCCCAGCGCCTGCTGGGCACCGAAGATGCCGCCGAGGGACTGCGGGCGATGCTGGAAAGGCGCGACGGGCACTTCAAGGGCCGATGA
- a CDS encoding LysR family transcriptional regulator yields the protein MNPDVLTQQLDLFLDVLDSGSFSAAARRHPLTPSAVARRIDALEKALGTNLFVRSTHAVKATPAGLAFAERAKRVLAELRLARAEAVSLSSAPEGLIRIDAPAPFGRRHLAPAIAEFLSAYPGVDVQLRLIDSFIDLEGGNLGQVDLVLRIGPLADTRLVATPLAPMVRVLCASPDYLRRRGVPRHPRELTDHEGLDWDALAPPYAWRFEVDGKLQHIRPGRLRMTANNAEALLFSALGGLGIAHLPTWLISEYLVRGELVPLFCEGGLPAPEPSGIYALRLEGEASSRSRLLLEFLRNRFGPVPPWDLALSDLGRA from the coding sequence ATGAATCCTGATGTCCTCACCCAGCAACTCGACCTCTTCCTCGACGTCCTCGACTCCGGCAGCTTCTCTGCCGCAGCGCGTCGCCATCCCCTCACCCCCTCCGCCGTGGCCCGACGCATCGACGCGCTGGAGAAGGCACTGGGCACCAACCTATTCGTGCGCAGCACCCATGCGGTAAAAGCCACGCCCGCCGGCCTGGCCTTTGCCGAACGGGCCAAACGGGTGCTCGCCGAGCTTCGCCTCGCCCGCGCCGAAGCGGTGTCCCTCAGCAGCGCACCGGAAGGCCTGATCCGCATCGATGCGCCCGCCCCCTTCGGTCGCCGCCATCTGGCCCCGGCCATAGCCGAATTCCTCAGCGCCTACCCGGGTGTGGACGTGCAACTGCGGCTCATCGACAGCTTCATCGACCTGGAAGGCGGCAACCTCGGCCAAGTGGACCTGGTGCTGCGCATCGGTCCGCTGGCCGACACACGCCTGGTGGCCACGCCCCTGGCGCCGATGGTACGGGTGCTCTGCGCCAGCCCGGACTACCTGCGACGCCGAGGCGTTCCGCGCCACCCCCGGGAACTGACCGACCACGAAGGCCTGGACTGGGACGCCCTGGCACCGCCCTATGCCTGGCGCTTCGAAGTGGACGGCAAGCTCCAGCACATCCGTCCCGGTCGTCTGCGCATGACCGCCAACAACGCGGAGGCGCTGCTCTTCAGCGCCCTGGGCGGGCTGGGCATCGCCCATCTGCCCACCTGGCTCATCAGCGAGTACCTGGTTCGGGGCGAACTGGTGCCATTGTTCTGCGAGGGGGGCCTGCCCGCACCCGAGCCCAGTGGCATCTATGCGTTGCGTCTGGAAGGCGAAGCCAGCTCACGCAGCCGGCTGCTGCTGGAGTTCCTCAGGAACCGCTTCGGTCCGGTACCACCCTGGGACCTGGCCCTGTCCGACCTGGGGCGTGCCTGA
- a CDS encoding class II 3-deoxy-7-phosphoheptulonate synthase codes for MSSQAWSPDSWRARPIQQQPEYPDAARLEHVEQTLASYPPLVFAGEARELRRQFAEVTEGRAFLLQGGDCAESFAEFSAAKIRDTFKVLLQMAIVMTFAAGCPVVKVGRMAGQFAKPRSSGNETQGDITLPAYRGDIVNGIGFDAASRIPDPERLLQAYHQATATLNLLRAFAQGGFADVHQVHQWNLDFIANSALAERYSQLADRIDETLAFMRACGLDSAPQLREASFFTAHEALLLNYEEAFVRRDSLSGGWYDCSAHMLWIGDRTRQLDGAHVEFLRGVGNPIGVKVGPSMDSDELIRLIDILNPDNDPGRLNLIVRMGAEKVGEHLPRLIRTVQSEGRKVLWSSDPMHGNTIKASSGYKTRDFAAILGEVRQFFDVHQAEGSYAGGIHIEMTGQNVTECIGGARPITEDGLSDRYHTHCDPRLNADQSLELAFLIAETLKQIRR; via the coding sequence ATGAGCAGCCAAGCATGGAGTCCTGACAGCTGGCGGGCGCGCCCCATCCAGCAACAGCCCGAGTACCCGGACGCCGCCCGACTGGAGCACGTCGAGCAGACCCTGGCGAGCTATCCGCCCCTGGTCTTTGCCGGCGAGGCCCGTGAACTGCGCCGCCAGTTCGCCGAAGTGACCGAAGGCCGCGCCTTCCTGCTCCAGGGCGGCGACTGCGCGGAAAGCTTTGCCGAATTCTCCGCCGCGAAGATCCGCGACACCTTCAAGGTGCTCCTGCAGATGGCCATCGTCATGACCTTCGCCGCCGGCTGTCCCGTGGTGAAGGTGGGTCGCATGGCCGGCCAGTTCGCCAAGCCGCGCTCCTCCGGCAACGAGACCCAGGGCGACATCACCCTGCCGGCGTACCGTGGCGACATCGTCAATGGCATCGGTTTCGACGCCGCCAGCCGCATCCCCGATCCGGAGCGCCTGCTGCAGGCCTACCACCAGGCCACGGCCACCCTCAACCTGCTACGTGCCTTCGCCCAGGGCGGCTTCGCCGACGTGCACCAGGTGCATCAGTGGAACCTGGACTTCATCGCCAACTCCGCCCTGGCCGAACGCTACAGCCAGTTGGCCGACCGCATCGACGAGACCCTCGCCTTCATGCGCGCCTGCGGCCTGGACAGCGCGCCGCAACTGCGTGAAGCCAGCTTCTTCACCGCCCACGAAGCCCTGCTGCTGAATTACGAAGAAGCCTTCGTCCGCCGCGACAGCCTCTCCGGCGGCTGGTACGACTGCTCCGCCCACATGCTCTGGATCGGCGACCGCACTCGCCAACTGGACGGCGCCCACGTGGAGTTCCTGCGCGGCGTCGGCAACCCCATCGGCGTCAAGGTGGGCCCGAGCATGGACAGCGACGAGCTGATCCGCCTGATCGACATCCTCAACCCGGACAACGACCCGGGGCGCCTCAACCTGATCGTGCGCATGGGCGCCGAGAAGGTGGGCGAGCACCTGCCCCGCCTCATCCGCACCGTCCAGAGTGAAGGCCGCAAGGTGCTGTGGAGTTCCGACCCCATGCACGGCAACACCATCAAGGCCTCCAGCGGCTACAAGACCCGCGATTTTGCCGCCATCCTCGGCGAGGTCCGGCAATTCTTCGACGTGCACCAGGCCGAAGGCAGCTATGCCGGCGGCATCCATATCGAGATGACCGGACAGAACGTCACCGAATGCATCGGCGGCGCCCGCCCCATCACCGAGGACGGCCTCTCGGACCGCTATCACACACACTGCGACCCGCGCCTGAACGCCGACCAGTCCCTGGAGCTGGCCTTCCTGATCGCCGAAACCCTGAAGCAGATCCGCCGCTGA
- a CDS encoding DUF1127 domain-containing protein has translation MKRQRGFIGTLQQPRFENPSSRERWLTGIWMQIRRWEQLARERNQLASMSDDMLKDIGLNRADAVTESERPFWDDPLKK, from the coding sequence ATGAAACGACAACGTGGCTTTATCGGCACTCTGCAACAACCCCGCTTCGAGAACCCCTCGAGCCGTGAACGCTGGCTCACCGGGATCTGGATGCAGATCCGCCGTTGGGAGCAATTGGCGCGTGAGCGCAATCAACTGGCGAGCATGAGCGATGACATGCTCAAGGACATCGGCCTGAATCGTGCCGATGCCGTGACGGAAAGCGAGCGCCCCTTCTGGGATGATCCGCTGAAGAAGTGA
- a CDS encoding spermidine synthase, whose amino-acid sequence MAEERLLAEVHDDFGVIRVYEVGPYRILEFGEAVEQSCVFIADPAWLEYDYTRAMLLGALCHEAPESALFLGLGAGTLTQACLKFLPLDDVEVIELRPDVPRLAMEYMGLTDDPRLYVRIGDALELLESAERADLIFVDLYTDQGPGVGHLAWRFLEACQSHLNPGGWLVINQWAANDGKPLGAALLRGLFHRHYWECPVKEGNVVLFVPADLDQELDVDALKARAERLAPSLGYSLQSLLDVMRPAS is encoded by the coding sequence ATGGCCGAGGAGCGCCTGCTCGCGGAAGTGCATGATGATTTCGGGGTGATCCGGGTCTACGAGGTGGGGCCTTACCGCATCCTGGAGTTCGGCGAAGCGGTGGAGCAGAGCTGTGTCTTCATCGCCGACCCGGCCTGGCTGGAGTACGACTACACCCGCGCGATGCTGCTGGGCGCCCTCTGTCACGAGGCGCCGGAAAGCGCGCTCTTCCTTGGGTTGGGCGCCGGCACCCTGACCCAGGCCTGCCTGAAGTTCCTGCCCCTGGATGACGTGGAGGTGATCGAGCTGCGGCCCGATGTGCCGCGCCTGGCCATGGAGTACATGGGGCTGACGGACGATCCGCGCCTGTACGTGCGGATCGGCGATGCGCTGGAGCTGCTGGAAAGCGCCGAGCGTGCGGACCTGATCTTCGTCGACCTCTACACCGACCAGGGGCCGGGCGTTGGGCACCTGGCCTGGCGTTTCCTGGAGGCCTGCCAGAGTCACCTCAACCCCGGCGGCTGGCTGGTGATCAACCAGTGGGCGGCGAACGATGGCAAGCCCCTGGGCGCGGCGCTGTTGCGCGGGCTCTTCCACCGCCATTACTGGGAGTGCCCGGTGAAGGAGGGCAATGTGGTGCTTTTCGTCCCGGCCGACCTGGATCAGGAACTGGATGTCGACGCCCTGAAGGCCCGCGCCGAGCGACTGGCGCCCTCGCTGGGCTACTCGTTGCAGTCCCTGCTGGATGTGATGCGGCCGGCCAGCTAG